Proteins from a genomic interval of Spea bombifrons isolate aSpeBom1 chromosome 4, aSpeBom1.2.pri, whole genome shotgun sequence:
- the DCP1B gene encoding mRNA-decapping enzyme 1B isoform X2, which translates to MAASGSGSLGRGFDISLAALKQQDPYIRGIVDVASQVALYTFSHVANEWEKTDVEGTLFVYTRSASPKHGFTIMNRLSMENRTEPITKDLDFQLQDPFLLYRNARFCIYGIWFYDKEECRRLAELMKNLTQQEQLKAQQGGPTGLSPMTLNSAEVKEVDILQMLTKAKDEYTKCKPSSEPKMMTSSSAIYSNPNLIKPIAVKPSDPTQPPGKFGDPEPQHLSLTALFGKPDKGQEAGAEPAEPTMVRPPVVRSLSYEEPSQSRVAENSETQLCPAIQKLMVRGHSLHPVSEIPENRQCHNGTFHGAGSILSDLFQPVAPGASFSIKDHEGGESLLHKLHGTHVTVPQMDLGPPAPSYSFAPSHSFCGLGSSVAAKDVGPSTVAYYDSCLQSQRTSAPAPQLPLSSQPPAASGAISPQELLKKLNLVRQEQQLHSSPRPALAAKFPVVTQSGAKTPWVEKFPGTEKHNTLFQVISPQRIPATVSPALLMSPLVFTQASVQSRPSDATKAPASKEPSNGTSGLLLPPGPPDAPACSSSAGNQISILTKSQLKGTLLHLIQNDDSFLNTIYETYLSTLARGGSVGRKI; encoded by the exons ATGGCAGCCTCCGGGAGCGGCTCCCTCGGCCGCGGTTTCGACATAAGCTTGGCTGCTTTAAAGCAGCAGGACCCTTATATTCGCGGCATCGTGGACGTCGCCAGCCAGGTGGCTCTGTACACCTTCAGTCATGTGGCGAATGAATGG gaaaagacGGATGTGGAAGGAACATTATTTGTTTATACGAG ATCTGCGTCCCCCAAGCATGGATTCACAATTATGAATCGCCTTAGCATGGAAAATCGGACTGAGCCCATCACTAAAGATTTGGACTTTCAGCTTCAAGACCCCTTCCTGCTGTATCGGAATGCCAGAT TCTGCATCTACGGAATCTGGTTTTACGACAAAGAAGAATGTAGAAGGCTCGCGGAGCTAATGAAGAA TCTGACCCAACAGGAGCAGCTGAAAGCACAGCAGGGGGGTCCCACCGGGCTGTCGCCAATGACCCTCAACTCAGCTGAAGTGAAGGAAGTAGACATCTTGCAGATGCTAACCAAAGCCAAGGATGAGTATACCAAA TGTAAGCCAAGTTCGGAGCCCAAGATGATGACCAGCTCGTCGGCCATCTACAGCAACCCCAACCTGATCAAACCCATCGCAGTGAAACCCAGCGACCCAACGCAGCCGCCAGGCAAA TTTGGGGATCCAGAGCCGCAGCATTTATCGCTCACCGCTCTGTTTGGGAAGCCAGACAAAGGCCAGGAGGCAGGGGCAGAACCGGCAGAGCCCACCATGGTGCGCCCCCCTGTCGTACGGTCTCTTTCGTACGAGGAACCCAGCCAGAGTCGGGTCGCTGAGAACAGCGAGACCCAGCTGTGCCCCGCAATCCAGAAATTGATGGTGAGGGGCCACAGCCTGCACCCCGTATCCGAAATCCCGGAAAACCGTCAGTGCCACAACGGGACCTTCCATGGGGCAGGCAGCATCCTCTCGGATCTTTTCCAGCCCGTGGCACCCGGAGCCTCTTTCTCCATCAAAGACCACGAAGGTGGGGAAAGCCTCTTGCATAAGCTTCACGGTACCCATGTAACAGTGCCCCAAATGGACCTGGGCCCTCCTGCCCCTTCTTATAGTTTCGCCCCTTCCCACAGTTTTTGTGGGCTGGGATCTTCCGTGGCGGCAAAGGATGTGGGGCCGTCGACTGTCGCGTATTATGACAGCTGCCTGCAAAGCCAAAGGACTTCGGCTCCGGCCCCCCAGTTACCGCTCTCGTCGCAGCCTCCCGCAGCTTCCGGGGCCATCTCTCCGCAAGAGCTACTGAAGAAGCTGAACCTGGTGCGTCAGGAGCAACAGCTGCACTCCAGTCCGAGACCGGCCCTCGCGGCAAAGTTCCCCGTGGTTACCCAGAGCGGGGCGAAAACTCCCTGGGTAGAGAAATTTCCTGGGACTGAAAAACACAATACGCTGTTCCAG GTAATATCTCCGCAGCGAATCCCGGCTACAGTGTCCCCCGCTCTGCTAATGTCCCCGCTCGTATTCACCCAAGCGAGTGTTCAGAGCAGGCCGAGCGACGCAACAAAAGCACCGGCTTCCAAAGAGCCCTCAAACGGAACATCTGGGCTGTTGTTACCCCCGGGGCCGCCAGATGCCCCGGCCTGCAGTAGTAGCGCCGGTAACCAGATCAGCATTCTTACCAAAAGCCAGCTCAAGGGGACCCTGCTGCATCTGATCCAG AATGATGACAGCTTCCTGAACACTATCTACGAGACCTACCTGTCTACGCTGGCGAGAGGGGGAAGCGttggaagaaaaatctaa
- the DCP1B gene encoding mRNA-decapping enzyme 1B isoform X3: protein MAASGSGSLGRGFDISLAALKQQDPYIRGIVDVASQVALYTFSHVANEWEKTDVEGTLFVYTRSASPKHGFTIMNRLSMENRTEPITKDLDFQLQDPFLLYRNARFCIYGIWFYDKEECRRLAELMKNLTQQEQLKAQQGGPTGLSPMTLNSAEVKEVDILQMLTKAKDEYTKFGDPEPQHLSLTALFGKPDKGQEAGAEPAEPTMVRPPVVRSLSYEEPSQSRVAENSETQLCPAIQKLMVRGHSLHPVSEIPENRQCHNGTFHGAGSILSDLFQPVAPGASFSIKDHEGGESLLHKLHGTHVTVPQMDLGPPAPSYSFAPSHSFCGLGSSVAAKDVGPSTVAYYDSCLQSQRTSAPAPQLPLSSQPPAASGAISPQELLKKLNLVRQEQQLHSSPRPALAAKFPVVTQSGAKTPWVEKFPGTEKHNTLFQQVISPQRIPATVSPALLMSPLVFTQASVQSRPSDATKAPASKEPSNGTSGLLLPPGPPDAPACSSSAGNQISILTKSQLKGTLLHLIQNDDSFLNTIYETYLSTLARGGSVGRKI from the exons ATGGCAGCCTCCGGGAGCGGCTCCCTCGGCCGCGGTTTCGACATAAGCTTGGCTGCTTTAAAGCAGCAGGACCCTTATATTCGCGGCATCGTGGACGTCGCCAGCCAGGTGGCTCTGTACACCTTCAGTCATGTGGCGAATGAATGG gaaaagacGGATGTGGAAGGAACATTATTTGTTTATACGAG ATCTGCGTCCCCCAAGCATGGATTCACAATTATGAATCGCCTTAGCATGGAAAATCGGACTGAGCCCATCACTAAAGATTTGGACTTTCAGCTTCAAGACCCCTTCCTGCTGTATCGGAATGCCAGAT TCTGCATCTACGGAATCTGGTTTTACGACAAAGAAGAATGTAGAAGGCTCGCGGAGCTAATGAAGAA TCTGACCCAACAGGAGCAGCTGAAAGCACAGCAGGGGGGTCCCACCGGGCTGTCGCCAATGACCCTCAACTCAGCTGAAGTGAAGGAAGTAGACATCTTGCAGATGCTAACCAAAGCCAAGGATGAGTATACCAAA TTTGGGGATCCAGAGCCGCAGCATTTATCGCTCACCGCTCTGTTTGGGAAGCCAGACAAAGGCCAGGAGGCAGGGGCAGAACCGGCAGAGCCCACCATGGTGCGCCCCCCTGTCGTACGGTCTCTTTCGTACGAGGAACCCAGCCAGAGTCGGGTCGCTGAGAACAGCGAGACCCAGCTGTGCCCCGCAATCCAGAAATTGATGGTGAGGGGCCACAGCCTGCACCCCGTATCCGAAATCCCGGAAAACCGTCAGTGCCACAACGGGACCTTCCATGGGGCAGGCAGCATCCTCTCGGATCTTTTCCAGCCCGTGGCACCCGGAGCCTCTTTCTCCATCAAAGACCACGAAGGTGGGGAAAGCCTCTTGCATAAGCTTCACGGTACCCATGTAACAGTGCCCCAAATGGACCTGGGCCCTCCTGCCCCTTCTTATAGTTTCGCCCCTTCCCACAGTTTTTGTGGGCTGGGATCTTCCGTGGCGGCAAAGGATGTGGGGCCGTCGACTGTCGCGTATTATGACAGCTGCCTGCAAAGCCAAAGGACTTCGGCTCCGGCCCCCCAGTTACCGCTCTCGTCGCAGCCTCCCGCAGCTTCCGGGGCCATCTCTCCGCAAGAGCTACTGAAGAAGCTGAACCTGGTGCGTCAGGAGCAACAGCTGCACTCCAGTCCGAGACCGGCCCTCGCGGCAAAGTTCCCCGTGGTTACCCAGAGCGGGGCGAAAACTCCCTGGGTAGAGAAATTTCCTGGGACTGAAAAACACAATACGCTGTTCCAG CAGGTAATATCTCCGCAGCGAATCCCGGCTACAGTGTCCCCCGCTCTGCTAATGTCCCCGCTCGTATTCACCCAAGCGAGTGTTCAGAGCAGGCCGAGCGACGCAACAAAAGCACCGGCTTCCAAAGAGCCCTCAAACGGAACATCTGGGCTGTTGTTACCCCCGGGGCCGCCAGATGCCCCGGCCTGCAGTAGTAGCGCCGGTAACCAGATCAGCATTCTTACCAAAAGCCAGCTCAAGGGGACCCTGCTGCATCTGATCCAG AATGATGACAGCTTCCTGAACACTATCTACGAGACCTACCTGTCTACGCTGGCGAGAGGGGGAAGCGttggaagaaaaatctaa
- the DCP1B gene encoding mRNA-decapping enzyme 1B isoform X1 produces MAASGSGSLGRGFDISLAALKQQDPYIRGIVDVASQVALYTFSHVANEWEKTDVEGTLFVYTRSASPKHGFTIMNRLSMENRTEPITKDLDFQLQDPFLLYRNARFCIYGIWFYDKEECRRLAELMKNLTQQEQLKAQQGGPTGLSPMTLNSAEVKEVDILQMLTKAKDEYTKCKPSSEPKMMTSSSAIYSNPNLIKPIAVKPSDPTQPPGKFGDPEPQHLSLTALFGKPDKGQEAGAEPAEPTMVRPPVVRSLSYEEPSQSRVAENSETQLCPAIQKLMVRGHSLHPVSEIPENRQCHNGTFHGAGSILSDLFQPVAPGASFSIKDHEGGESLLHKLHGTHVTVPQMDLGPPAPSYSFAPSHSFCGLGSSVAAKDVGPSTVAYYDSCLQSQRTSAPAPQLPLSSQPPAASGAISPQELLKKLNLVRQEQQLHSSPRPALAAKFPVVTQSGAKTPWVEKFPGTEKHNTLFQQVISPQRIPATVSPALLMSPLVFTQASVQSRPSDATKAPASKEPSNGTSGLLLPPGPPDAPACSSSAGNQISILTKSQLKGTLLHLIQNDDSFLNTIYETYLSTLARGGSVGRKI; encoded by the exons ATGGCAGCCTCCGGGAGCGGCTCCCTCGGCCGCGGTTTCGACATAAGCTTGGCTGCTTTAAAGCAGCAGGACCCTTATATTCGCGGCATCGTGGACGTCGCCAGCCAGGTGGCTCTGTACACCTTCAGTCATGTGGCGAATGAATGG gaaaagacGGATGTGGAAGGAACATTATTTGTTTATACGAG ATCTGCGTCCCCCAAGCATGGATTCACAATTATGAATCGCCTTAGCATGGAAAATCGGACTGAGCCCATCACTAAAGATTTGGACTTTCAGCTTCAAGACCCCTTCCTGCTGTATCGGAATGCCAGAT TCTGCATCTACGGAATCTGGTTTTACGACAAAGAAGAATGTAGAAGGCTCGCGGAGCTAATGAAGAA TCTGACCCAACAGGAGCAGCTGAAAGCACAGCAGGGGGGTCCCACCGGGCTGTCGCCAATGACCCTCAACTCAGCTGAAGTGAAGGAAGTAGACATCTTGCAGATGCTAACCAAAGCCAAGGATGAGTATACCAAA TGTAAGCCAAGTTCGGAGCCCAAGATGATGACCAGCTCGTCGGCCATCTACAGCAACCCCAACCTGATCAAACCCATCGCAGTGAAACCCAGCGACCCAACGCAGCCGCCAGGCAAA TTTGGGGATCCAGAGCCGCAGCATTTATCGCTCACCGCTCTGTTTGGGAAGCCAGACAAAGGCCAGGAGGCAGGGGCAGAACCGGCAGAGCCCACCATGGTGCGCCCCCCTGTCGTACGGTCTCTTTCGTACGAGGAACCCAGCCAGAGTCGGGTCGCTGAGAACAGCGAGACCCAGCTGTGCCCCGCAATCCAGAAATTGATGGTGAGGGGCCACAGCCTGCACCCCGTATCCGAAATCCCGGAAAACCGTCAGTGCCACAACGGGACCTTCCATGGGGCAGGCAGCATCCTCTCGGATCTTTTCCAGCCCGTGGCACCCGGAGCCTCTTTCTCCATCAAAGACCACGAAGGTGGGGAAAGCCTCTTGCATAAGCTTCACGGTACCCATGTAACAGTGCCCCAAATGGACCTGGGCCCTCCTGCCCCTTCTTATAGTTTCGCCCCTTCCCACAGTTTTTGTGGGCTGGGATCTTCCGTGGCGGCAAAGGATGTGGGGCCGTCGACTGTCGCGTATTATGACAGCTGCCTGCAAAGCCAAAGGACTTCGGCTCCGGCCCCCCAGTTACCGCTCTCGTCGCAGCCTCCCGCAGCTTCCGGGGCCATCTCTCCGCAAGAGCTACTGAAGAAGCTGAACCTGGTGCGTCAGGAGCAACAGCTGCACTCCAGTCCGAGACCGGCCCTCGCGGCAAAGTTCCCCGTGGTTACCCAGAGCGGGGCGAAAACTCCCTGGGTAGAGAAATTTCCTGGGACTGAAAAACACAATACGCTGTTCCAG CAGGTAATATCTCCGCAGCGAATCCCGGCTACAGTGTCCCCCGCTCTGCTAATGTCCCCGCTCGTATTCACCCAAGCGAGTGTTCAGAGCAGGCCGAGCGACGCAACAAAAGCACCGGCTTCCAAAGAGCCCTCAAACGGAACATCTGGGCTGTTGTTACCCCCGGGGCCGCCAGATGCCCCGGCCTGCAGTAGTAGCGCCGGTAACCAGATCAGCATTCTTACCAAAAGCCAGCTCAAGGGGACCCTGCTGCATCTGATCCAG AATGATGACAGCTTCCTGAACACTATCTACGAGACCTACCTGTCTACGCTGGCGAGAGGGGGAAGCGttggaagaaaaatctaa